A single Panthera uncia isolate 11264 chromosome E2 unlocalized genomic scaffold, Puncia_PCG_1.0 HiC_scaffold_19, whole genome shotgun sequence DNA region contains:
- the TMEM147 gene encoding transmembrane protein 147: MTLFHFGNCFALAYFPYFITYKCSGLSEYNAFWKCVQAGVTYLFVQLCKMLFLATFFPTWEGGIYDFIGEFMKASVDVADLIGLNLVMSRNAGKGEYKIMVAALGWATAELIMSRCIPLWVGARGIEFDWKYIQMSIDSNISLVHYIVASAQVWMITRYDLYHTFRPAVLLLMFLSVYKAFVMETFVHLCSLGSWTALLARAVVTGLLALSTLALYVAVVNVHS; the protein is encoded by the exons ATGACCCTGTTCCACTTTGGGAACTGCTTCGCCCTGGCCTACTTCCCCTACTTCATCACGTACAAGTGCAGCGGCCT GTCCGAGTACAACGCCTTCTGGAAGTGCGTGCAGGCTGGGGTCACCTACCTATTCGTGCAGCTGTGCAAG atGCTGTTCCTGGCCACTTTTTTTCCCACCTGGGAAGGCGGCATCTATGACTTCATTGGG GAGTTCATGAAGGCCAGCGTGGATGTGGCAGACCTGATAGGCCTAAACCTTGTCATGTCCCGGAATGCAGGCAAGGGGGAGTACAAGATCATGGTTGCTGCCCTGGGCTGGGCCACCGCCGAGCTCATTATGTCCCG CTGCATCCCCCTCTGGGTTGGAGCCCGGGGCATTGAGTTTGACTGGAAGTACATCCAGATGAGCATCGACTCCAACATCAGTCTG GTCCATTACATCGTTGCATCTGCCCAGGTCTGGATGATAACACGCTACGACCTATACCACACTTTTCGGCCAGCAGTCCTCCTACTGATGTTCCTTAGCGTCTACAAGGCCTTTGTCATGGA GACCTTCGTCCACCTTTGTTCCCTGGGCAGCTGGACAGCACTGCTGGCCCGAGCAGTGGTGACAGGGCTGCTGGCCCTCAGCACCCTCGCCCTCTATGTCGCTGTTGTCAACGTGCACTCCTAG
- the GAPDHS gene encoding glyceraldehyde-3-phosphate dehydrogenase, testis-specific, with product MSKRDIVLTNVTVVQLLRQPCPVTRAPPPPEPKVEAEPEPQPKPQPEPEPKPEPVKEEAPPPAPKKVPVVQKLTVGINGFGRIGRLVLRACMEKGVKVVAVNDPFIDPEYMVYMFKYDSTHGQYKGNVEFRNGQLVVDNQEINVFQCKQPRDIPWKSVGSPFVVESTGVYLSLEETSNHIEAGAARVVICAPSPDAPMFVMGVNETNYNPGSMKIVSNASCTTNCLAPLAKVIHERFGIVEGLMTTVHSYTATQKTVDGPSKKAWRDGRGAHQNIIPASTGAAKAVGKVIPSLSGKLTGMAFRVPTPDVSVVDLTCRLAQPTSYKAIKDAIKAAAKGPMAGILAYTEDEVVSTDFVSNTHSSIFDANAGIALNDNFVKLISWYDNEYGYSHRVVDLLLYMFSRDG from the exons ATGTCGAAACGCGACATCGTCCTCACCAACGTCACCGTTGTCCAGCTACTGCGACAGCCGTGCCCGG TGACCAGAGCACCACCCCCACCTGAGCCCAAGGTTGAGGCAGAGCCAGAGCCACAGCCCAAGCCCCAGCCTGAGCCAGAGCCTAAACCTGAGCCAGTCAAGGAGGAAGCCCCGCCTCCTGCCCCTAAGAAGGTCCCTGTGGTTCAGAAGCTGACCGTGGGCATCAATGG ATTTGGACGCATCGGCCGCCTGGTGCTTCGCGCCTGCATGGAGAAGGGTGTTAAGGTGGTGGCAGTGAATGATCCATTCATTGACCCAGAATATATG GTGTACATGTTTAAATATGACTCCACCCATGGCCAGTACAAGGGGAACGTGGAATTCAGGAATGGACAGCTGGTCGTAGACAACCAGGAGATCAACGTCTTCCAGTG CAAGCAGCCCAGAGATATCCCCTGGAAGTCTGTTGGGAGCCCCTTTGTGGTGGAGTCCACGGGTGTGTACCTGTCGTTAGAGGAAACTTCG AACCACATTGAGGCAGGTGCCGCGCGTGTGGTAATCTGCGCACCGTCACCAGACGCGCCCATGTTTGTCATGGGGGTAAACGAGACGAACTATAACCCTGGCTCCATGAAAATTGTCAG CAATGCATCCTGCACCACCAACTGCCTGGCCCCCCTTGCCAAGGTCATCCATGAGCGATTTGGGATCGTGGAAGGGCTGATG ACCACAGTTCATTCCTACACTGCCACCCAGAAGACAGTGGACGGGCCATCAAAGAAGGCCTGGAGAGATGGACGGGGTGCCCACCAGAACATCATCCCAGCCTCCACAGGGGCTGCCAAGGCCGTGGGCAAAGTCATCCCATCCCTCAGCGG GAAGCTGACGGGAATGGCGTTCCGGGTGCCAACCCCTGATGTATCTGTTGTGGACCTGACCTGCCGCCTGGCCCAGCCTACCTCATACAAGGCCATCAAAGATGCCATAAAAGCAGCAGCCAAGGGGCCCATGGCTGGCATCCTTGCCTACACCGAGGATGAG GTTGTCTCCACGGACTTTGTGAGCAATACCCACTCGTCCATCTTCGATGCCAACGCCGGCATCGCGCTCAACGACAATTTCGTGAAGCTCATTTCCTG gtaCGACAACGAATACGGCTACAGTCACCGGGTGGTGGACCTGCTCCTCTACATGTTCAGCCGAGACGGGTGA
- the ATP4A gene encoding potassium-transporting ATPase alpha chain 1 has translation MYSVELGPGPGGDMAAKMSKKKAGSKGGKRKEKLENMKKEMEINDHQLSVAELEQKYQTSATKGLTASLAADLLLRDGPNALRPPRGTPEYVKFARQLAGGLQCLMWVAAAICLIAFAIQASEGDLTTDDNLYLALALIAVVVVTGCFGYYQEFKSTNIIASFKNLVPQQATVIRDGDKFQINADQLVVGDLVEMKGGDRVPADIRILQAQGCKVDNSSLTGESEPQTRSPECTHESPLETRNIAFFSTMCLEGTAQGLVVNTGDRTIIGRIASLASGVENEKTPIAIEIEHFVDIIAGLAILFGATFFVVAMCIGYTFLRAMVFFMAIVVAYVPEGLLATVTVCLSLTAKRLASKNCVVKNLEAVETLGSTSVICSDKTGTLTQNRMTVSHLWFDNHIHSADTTEDQSGQTFDQSSETWRALCRVLTLCNRAAFKSGQDAVPVPKRIVIGDASETALLKFSELTLGNAMGYRERFPKVCEIPFNSTNKFQLSIHTLEDPRDPRHVLVMKGAPERVLERCSSILIKGQELPLDEQWREAFQTAYLSLGGLGERVLGFCQLYLSEKDYPPGYAFDVEAMNFPTSGLCFAGLVSMIDPPRATVPDAVLKCRTAGIRVIMVTGDHPITAKAIAASVGIISEGSETVEDIAARLRVPLDQVNKKDARACVINGMQLKDMDPSELVEALRTHPEMVFARTSPQQKLVIVESCQRLGAIVAVTGDGVNDSPALKKADIGVAMGIAGSDAAKNAADMILLDDNFASIVTGVEQGRLIFDNLKKSIAYTLTKNIPELTPYLIYITVSVPLPLGCITILFIELCTDIFPSVSLAYEKAESDIMHLRPRNPKRDRLVNEPLAAYSYFQIGAIQSFAGFTDYFTAMAQEGWFPLLCVGLRPYWENHHLQDLQDSYGQEWTFGQRLYQQYTCYTVFFISIEMCQIADVLIRKTRRLSAFQQGFFRNRILVIAIVFQVCIGCFLCYCPGMPNIFNFMPIRYQWWLVPMPFGLLIFVYDEIRKLGVRCCPGSWWDQELYY, from the exons ATGTACTCAGTAGAGCTGGGTCCTGGCCCTGGTGGGGACATGGCAGCCAAGATGAGCAAGAAGAAGGCAGGCAGTAAAGGaggcaagaggaaggagaagcTGGAGAACATGAAGAAGGAGAtggagatt AACGACCACCAGCTGTCAGTCGCGGAGCTGGAACAGAAATACCAGACCAGTGCGACCAAG GGCCTGACTGCCAGCCTGGCCGCGGATCTGCTGCTGCGGGATGGGCCCAATGCCCTCCGGCCGCCGCGTGGTACCCCTGAGTATGTCAAGTTCGCCCGGCAGCTGGCCGGTGGTCTGCAGTGCCTCATGTGGGTGGCTGCTGCCATCTGTCTCATTGCCTTTGCCATCCAGGCCAGTGAGGGGGACCTCACCACCGACGACAAT CTGTACCTGGCACTGGCCCTCATCGCCGTGGTCGTGGTCACCGGCTGCTTTGGCTACTACCAGGAGTTTAAGAGCACCAACATCATTGCCAGCTTCAAGAACCTCGTGCCCCAG caAGCAACTGTGATCCGAGATGGGGACAAGTTCCAGATCAATGCAGACCAGCTTGTGGTGGGCGACCTGGTGGAGATGAAAGGCGGGGACCGAGTGCCAGCGGACATCAGGATCCTCCAGGCCCAGGGCTGCAAGGTGGACAACTCCTCGCTGACTGGAGAGTCTGAGCCGCAGACCCGCTCGCCCGAATGTACACACGAGAGCCCCCTGGAGACCCGCAACATCGCCTTCTTCTCCACCATGTGCCTTGAAG GCACGGCACAGGGCCTGGTGGTGAACACAGGTGACCGCACCATCATTGGGCGCATTGCATCACTGGCATCGGGAGTAGAAAATGAGAAGACCCCCATCGCCATTGAAATCGAACATTTTGTGGACATCATCGCAGGCCTGGCCATCCTCTTCGGCGCCACATTTTTTGTGGTGGCCATGTGCATTGGCTACACCTTCCTGCGGGCCATGGTCTTCTTCATGGCCATTGTGGTAGCCTACGTGCCCGAGGGGCTGCTGGCCACTGTCACG GTCTGTCTGTCCCTGACAGCCAAGCGACTGGCCAGCAAGAACTGTGTCGTCAAGAACCTGGAAGCAGTGGAGACACTGGGTTCCACATCAGTGATCTGCTCTGACAAGACAGGGACCCTCACTCAGAACCGCATGACTGTGTCCCATCTCTGGTTTGACAACCACATCCACTCGGCTGACACTACGGAAGACCAGTCAG GGCAGACGTTTGACCAGTCCTCGGAGACGTGGCGGGCGCTATGCCGCGTGCTAACGCTGTGCAACCGCGCTGCCTTCAAGTCGGGCCAGGACGCGGTGCCGGTGCCCAAG CGCATCGTGATCGGGGACGCGTCCGAGACTGCGCTGCTCAAGTTCTCGGAGCTGACCCTAGGCAACGCCATGGGCTACCGTGAGCGCTTCCCCAAAGTCTGCGAGATCCCCTTCAACTCCACCAACAAGTTCCAG CTGTCCATCCACACACTGGAGGACCCGCGGGACCCCCGGCACGTGCTGGTGATGAAGGGCGCCCCTGAGCGCGTGTTGGAACGCTGTAGCTCCATCCTCATCAAGGGCCAGGAGCTGCCGCTGGACGAGCAGTGGCGGGAGGCTTTCCAGACTGCCTACCTTAGCCTGGGAGGCCTGGGTGAACGCGTGCTTG GATTCTGCCAGCTCTACCTGAGTGAGAAGGACTACCCTCCCGGCTACGCCTTCGATGTGGAGGCCATGAACTTTCCAACTAGTGGCCTGTGCTTTGCGGGACTTGTATCCATGATAGATCCTCCCCGGGCCACCGTCCCTGATGCTGTGCTCAAGTGCCGCACAGCAGGCATCCGG GTGATCATGGTGACAGGTGACCACCCCATCACAGCCAAGGCCATTGCAGCCAGTGTGGGTATCATTTCAGAAGGCAGCGAGACAGTGGAGGACATCGCTGCCCGCCTCCGCGTGCCTCTGGACCAAGTTAATAAGAA GGATGCCCGTGCCTGCGTCATCAATGGCATGCAGCTGAAGGACATGGACCCGTCTGAGCTGGTGGAGGCATTGCGTACTCATCCCGAGATGGTGTTTGCTCGCACCAGTCCCCAGCAGAAGCTGGTGATTGTGGAGAGCTGCCAGCGACTG GGCGCAATCGTGGCTGTGACAGGGGATGGCGTGAACGACTCCCCAGCCCTGAAGAAGGCAGACATCGGCGTGGCCATGGGCATTGCTGGCTCGGATGCTGCCAAAAATGCGGCTGACATGATCCTGCTGGATGACAACTTTGCCTCCATTGTGACGGGCGTGGAGCAGG GCCGGCTGATCTTTGATAACCTGAAAAAGTCCATCGCCTACACATTGACCAAGAACATTCCAGAGCTGACGCCGTACCTCATTTACATTACTGTCAGTGTGCCCCTGCCCCTCGGCTGCATCACTATCCTCTTCATagaactctgcactgacatc TTCCCATCTGTGTCTCTGGCATATGAGAAGGCAGAGAGTGACATCATGCATCTGCGTCCCCGGAACCCAAAGCGCGACAGATTGGTCAACGAGCCCCTGGCTGCCTACTCCTACTTCCAGATCG GTGCCATCCAATCATTTGCCGGCTTCACTGACTACTTTACGGCCATGGCCCAGGAGGGCTGGTTCCCATTGCTGTGTGTGGGGCTGCGGCCATACTGGGAGAATCACCACCTACAGGATCTGCAGGACAGCTATGGCCAGGAGTGG ACGTTCGGGCAGCGCCTGTACCAGCAGTACACCTGCTACACCGTGTTCTTCATCAGCATCGAGATGTGCCAGATCGCTGATGTCCTCATCCGCAAGACACGCCGCCTCTCTGCCTTCCAGCAGGGCTTCTTCAG GAACAGGATCCTGGTGATTGCCATCGTGTTCCAGGTCTGCATCGGCTGCTTCCTGTGCTACTGCCCCGGAATGCCCAACATCTTCAACTTCATGCCCATTCG GTACCAGTGGTGGCTGGTCCCCATGCCCTTTGGCCTCCTCATCTTCGTCTATGATGAGATCCGGAAACTTGGAGTTCGCTGTTGCCCAGGGA gctgGTGGGATCAGGAGCTCTACTATTAG